Part of the Quercus lobata isolate SW786 chromosome 6, ValleyOak3.0 Primary Assembly, whole genome shotgun sequence genome, aaaaaaaatcatatattacCTAATATTGTGTCACATCGACTTTTGAACtatcacaattttacacattaatattctaatatatatattaaatgaatttaaatctattttatattcaaattctccattagaatcttttttttatttatttataagaatttactaaagaagaagaagaagaagaaatgaaactaaatatttattttattgatatatatatatatatatatatattgtaaggaccgAGTTTGAGTCCCTAACCCAAAGAATGAATAGGTTCAGGTCCAAAagtccaaaacaataaatttgtagagagtgggttggaaaactggacTCAAATGAGTTGGACGGCAAACAGGGtggattcaaatgacaagaacaAAAAGATAGATGGATTTCAACTAGAGAAAATCGTCCTCGAACaggtccgaggagatcagttcttgtatattTATCATAAGTATGATTACAAGTTTATTTCCTGATCGTTACAGTGTTTCTCTTTAGATTTTCTTCCCCCCTCtccatggagggtctctcacgTTATATAGTCCACTTTGAACGATCTTGGGCCTACACTTGTCGATCATCTAAGCTACTACTtaagtgcttgtcccatcggacacccctTCAGGCCCTCTATGAGTTGGGGTaaccaaggcagcactgttcaggagtcttctcCACGTTAATGCAACCAGAaagttagctacagagcatttaatgtggtggtaacAGCCTTTCCCTAGACATTTTTGGGCTTTCATCCCTCTTGTACGTTTATAATGCACGTTCCTATTAGTGGAATTTTCTAGAAGGTCATATTGAACGATAAGATATACATTTGATCTATGCTTTGTTCATCCAAGGAGATACTCCTCCTCAGACcaatttctccaacctttcCATTTTGCAACTTACTCATGGGACTCTGAGCTTAGCACTCTCACCACTGTTTATTTATTCTCAAACCAACCTACGTCCTCGGCCAAGGCCCAAagcccaatatataattttgggccCCTATCCCTACATATataattggttaaaaaaaaaaaaaaaaaaaaaaaaaaaccttcaaccTGAGGGAGGAGAATGGTCAAATGGGTAATTTCCCATCAAACCCCCTCTCCTCTTCctatttttctctccaatttgggggtgCAGGATTTTGGTGGACCTAAGGAGAAAGCAGCCGGGTCCTACCAAAATTCCCCCTATTTTTCCCTCCCAAAATCACCCCAACCAATTGGGGTGTAAAGGAGAGTTGGCAAATTGGTTCTCAAAACAATACCTATGGGCAAACACGATGGTTTTGGTCACAGCTTAAAATAAGCTATAAACGATACCATAATAAATGTCTTTCACATCGGGGCAGATTTCAGATCAGTAATTCAGTATGTGGAAGGAAGATATGAAGCACAAAGGAGGACTGAAAACTTGGAGATGAGTATTTAGATGCTAAAAAATCAGCACAGAGGACACAAGCTGAAGCATGTTTAAAGAAGGCTAACAAGGTAGCTCATGGGCTAGCAAATCTATGTCATTTTGTTGAGGTATAGCAGGATATAATCTCCTACAGTTATTAGGGAACTACAACAGATGACTTACAAAAGACGATTTATCCTGAAAGCTTCCTTTAGTTTTCTGCATCCTATCTTTTCCTACCAAAAACTTTCCCAATAGACAGTTTGAAAGGAGACTAACACTGCAAGGTATAGAAGGGAAGATTGGGGTCCCAAGCATAATTTAATCCTAACCATCTGAAGGGAataaaatcttcttctttttttaatataattttttatcctGTTTTACATGAACAGTACTTCCTACAAGCTGAACAGGAAACATTATCTGACACTAACATATTTATTGCTCTTGACAGTATTTAGTGTCATTTAAGTTCATACCGGGATATTCTACATCTTGTGAACAAGTTATCAAAAGGACAGTACAAGGACTCCAGGCAGAATCTTACCATTGAGGAAGAGCCCAACCTTTAGACAAAGCTATGAGCCCCCTAAAGTAGGACGCCAACTTGGTTTAGgaaataaaaaacacatttcATGTGTAACATTCAACCTATAGTTTATAGAGTTTCAAGATTCAATCTTGGATCAATTGTAAATATAACCAGGATAGAgtccaattatttttttgtttcgacaaaagaaaataaagaattcaCTCTGTACCGAGTGCCTGCCTTAATGTAGCAGGAGCCTTTGGACAGTTCAAAATCAAGCAATTGCTTTTCATTAGAGATACAAATCAAGCAAAAATTTAAATAGCTTTAAAGAAAGATGGTTCCTTGTTAGCTACAAAATGAACACCTGCAGCTTTCAAATATTTACTTAATTATGTATTTCTTACCTATCCATGAATTTTATCAGGACAATTTTCTGAATGGAACAGAGACCTCTCATAAGAAAGTGAACACTCAGGTGCTTCAGCATCAACATGGTGCACTAGATAGGTACGAGATGCAGCAAACTAACGAATGAATGATGAATTTATTTCTAAGATTCTCCAGTATAAAATACTTCTATCTTATTCAACACAAGAATAATTCTTTCATAAAATTAGAAACTTGTTCTCAATAAGTACAAGATGAGTATGTAACATCAGTAAGTTGGAGAGTACCCTGTACGTATATTACCAGTGACAAATTGATGGGTTACCTCTGCAGGGGAAGCTAGCTAACACCTACCCATGACTTCTAGGATCAACAATTTGATGCACCTTCCTCGCTTCAGCACTTGAATACTGTCCCAAAACACGGGCATGAGGTATGGACGCTTCCCCACGGGCTAACGCATCCACGTTCTCAGTAAGGTATTGCCTTGGAAGCCTCCCAACCACATTACCTTCCTCATTCCCATTTCTGTCTAGAAATGCAAAGTGAGGAATACCCTCAACACCAAACTCGTCAAGCTCCTGTTCCCATTTTGTGTTGTCAACATTCAGCATAACAAAATTCACACGGCCCCTGCATAAAACATAGTTAAGTGGTGATGATTGGCACTTGGCAGGCActaaatgaaaaccaatttgtataattccattttttcaaatcCATCCATTTAGAGCAAAATCTGAAATTCAATTATGCACTTTGCCAATCCTACGgtagaaaataattatttagaTTGAACAATAATACATGAACAATAAATAGCAATGTTAGATAATATCCCACATATTGAGGATCATTACTTGTATTGTTGCTCAACTTTGTAGACATCAGGAGCTAATTCCCGACACACTTCGCACCAATCAGCGTAAAATTCCACAACAGTAGGCTTTCCATTTGAAAGAGCCTACAATAGCATCCAAAACATTACATGTATAAATCAAAAAACGACACCAATTTAATACATATATCAAGTTAAGAGCTTGATCACAAACCTGTTCATAAGGTAATGCGACAGCAGATAGGTCCTTCAAAGAAACGCCGAAATCTAGACGTGAAGATAAGAAAAGCCCCACAGCTGCGAGAGTAGAAACCAGTGCTATTTGcttgtttaaaactttgtttGGAAATTCTGGAAAACCAAAGGAAGTTGAAGTTGAAGTTGAAGTTGTAGTAGTAGCTTCATTGGGTGTGTTATTATCACTACTATTGCCATTGGGTGTGCCAGGCTCAACTGCCAACTTTTCctgaataaaataaaacataataagGAACTTCTAAATGAGGCACAGAAATAGAGAATGCGAAGTATTTTAAGACATACATACCGCTGAGGAGgtttcagtttcagtttcagTTGGGTCAGGGTTTGTTTGGCTTTGGCAAGTTATGCTTCGGAATCTGCGGGTCTTTTTGTTGAGAAATGGGGTTTGGTTGTGAATGAAGTGGGGAGATTGGTGGGTTGTATGAAAGGATGGTCGGAATCTGTGGAGGCCGACGGTATTTGAGACCAAGCGAGCCATGGAGATTGGAGATTTTGATTTAGTTTAGTGAGACTGAGAATCAACTGGTAATTATAAGCTGACAAAATCCGTTGGTCGTACGATGGCTTAAGTTTGTTTGGGGATAAGATATTCCACGTTATTGTTATTCCCTCTGTTATCTCGAGGAACGTTTAACCAAAGTTACCAAAAccctttccttttcatttttggttctctctctaaattttgagtttttgaaaaagatttttttgtcACTTCTACTCACAATTGCATttctatttgatatttatgttgtacacttccaaaaaaatataactctACTCTAATAGTCAAGATTGATGAGTGCACGCTTTATGTGTGTTTACTTAAACGCATGGGTAATAGTgattcttcttttcattttatcgTATAGAGGCTTGACTAATTCATGAAAAATAGAATTGGATAGGTATAAAACTAGGAATACAATGTCGgcttaaagaatttttttttgagtggccattataaaacttaaattatacaaaagctaataaaaaaataacttcatatatagacacacacacaaatacataaaatcctaaaatttcCTTCTTTAAGTT contains:
- the LOC115994553 gene encoding thioredoxin-like protein HCF164, chloroplastic, giving the protein MARLVSNTVGLHRFRPSFHTTHQSPHFIHNQTPFLNKKTRRFRSITCQSQTNPDPTETETETSSAEKLAVEPGTPNGNSSDNNTPNEATTTTSTSTSTSFGFPEFPNKVLNKQIALVSTLAAVGLFLSSRLDFGVSLKDLSAVALPYEQALSNGKPTVVEFYADWCEVCRELAPDVYKVEQQYKGRVNFVMLNVDNTKWEQELDEFGVEGIPHFAFLDRNGNEEGNVVGRLPRQYLTENVDALARGEASIPHARVLGQYSSAEARKVHQIVDPRSHG